The following are encoded together in the Triticum dicoccoides isolate Atlit2015 ecotype Zavitan chromosome 6B, WEW_v2.0, whole genome shotgun sequence genome:
- the LOC119322461 gene encoding testis-expressed protein 2-like, whose product MAVAIFLSGFLLGLLALALAEGAALLWAVRALRRRGPRPPPPEAAAAELCGDRPFPAEKQGFLWMLEPGKVPKVRNGNRLPPTGVQKGVKDKKNIVEVSPIRMPAKIQGHSLVLTGSDGSQITIELLDCTVLAVSASNLPSRKWSKRYPIKLESKGSEICKRSKVCYLYVDTSWEKESWCKALRLASSTDKEKLKLHTRLSEEFRSYISSLHAGYPCFLKPTALSAEDREIMDKAVKSDGSSKMRLFLKKLARKASIKAPQMTRTSSASAQAERKTFQKTRSYNGAALIDAQEERSSSSSSLLDIKQPSTPSSDFSYSNRFSDSPETNVDEKFADEGTLCWNLLISRLFFDAKMSDDISKSIRTRLQRKLSNMRTASYIGEITLTDFSLGELPPYLRRMRVVPRDLNELWAFEFDFEYCSEIILNAEARLEVQEPELKKDIMRTNPEADTNGNQSGPSQLLASVVEDEDEADVLRCSKSTGRKSRWKNILHSITDHVSQVPFSLAIKVTSIHGTMRMHIKPPPSDQIWYGFTSMPELVWELESSVGDRKITNSHIASLISNRIKASLHQSLVLPNCESIPMSWMISEKDDWVPRRAAPFIWLNREHGEATSSHSSDMGKLQPDDIAALKVSSNSEASKSSPPAPSTRSDDEPLKKVTSTRWPNQEPTTEASTSSGSSLPSEAEPSNQLMAPLLSTREFEEDASENAAAGSSLQVVAVVPAGHRRPPLSSSASPGEYDLKRKGSKRAAVIGLGRKMSGKLEEKTRHIVEKIKESSGKEQ is encoded by the exons ATGGCGGTGGCGATCTTCCTCTCGGgcttcctcctcggcctcctcgcgCTCGCTCTCGCGGAGGGGGCGGCGCTTCTCTGGGCGGTCCGCGCCCTGCGCCGCCGCGGGCCAAGGCCTCCGCCTCctgaggccgccgccgccgaactctGCGGCGACCGGCCGTTCCCCGCCGAGAAGCAG GGTTTTCTCTGGATGTTAGAGCCAGGAAAGGTGCCAAAAGTTAGAAACGGCAACCGCCTACCACCAACTGGGGTTCAGAAAGGCGTGAAGGATAAAAAGAACATCGTCGAGGTTTCTCCGATAAGGATGCCGGCTAAAATTCAAGGCCACTCGCTTGTCTTGACAGGTTCCGATGGTTCTCAGATAACCATTGAGCTTCTGGATTGCACTGTTCTTGCTGTTTCTGCTTCTAACCTACCGTCACGTAAATG GTCTAAGAGGTATCCAATAAAACTAGAAAGCAAGGGATCTGAGATTTGCAAGCGGAGCAAGGTATGCTATCTTTATGTGGACACCTCTTGGGAGAAAGAATCATGGTGTAAAGCACTTCGTCTTGCATCTTCTACAGACAAGGAGAAACTGAAATTGCATACCAGGTTGAGTGAAGAGTTCAGAAGTTACATATCCTCTTTACACGCTGGATACCCTTGTTTCCTGAAACCAACTGCACTTTCTGCTGAGGATCGTGAAATTATGGACAAGGCAGTAAAGTCTGATGGGTCGTCAAAAATGCGCCTTTTCCTTAAGAAGTTGGCTAGGAAGGCGTCTATAAAAGCTCCCCAGATGACTAGAACAAGCTCAGCCTCAGCACAAGCAGAAAGAAAGACGTTCCAAAAAACACGCAGCTACAATGGTGCCGCACTGATTGATGCACAAGAAGAAAGGTCAAGCAGTAGTTCATCATTACTAGACATAAAGCAACCCAGTACGCCTAGTTCTGATTTCAGTTACAGCAACAGGTTCTCAGATTCTCCTGAAACAAATGTAGATGAAAAGTTTGCTGACGAAGGCACACTTTGTTGGAACCTCCTAATCTCTCGGTTGTTTTTTGATGCTAAAATGAGTGATGATATAAGTAAATCCATTAGAACACGCCTTCAG CGAAAATTGTCAAACATGAGAACTGCCTCCTATATTGGTGAAATTACACTTACTGATTTCAGTCTTGGGGAACTTCCACCATATTTGCGTAGGATGAGAGTCGTCCCAAGGGATCTCAATGAACTGTGGGCTTTCGAATTTGATTTTGAATATTGTAGTGAAATAATACTGAATGCTGAAGCAAGACTTGAGGTTCAGGAACCAGAGCTGAAAAAAGACATAATGAGAACTAATCCCGAAGCGGATACTAATGGCAACCAATCTGGACCTTCGCAACTTTTGGCTTCTGTAGTGGAAGATGAAGATGAGGCAG ATGTGTTAAGGTGCTCAAAGAGCACTGGGAGGAAATCAAGGTGGAAAAATATCTTGCATTCAATCACTGATCATGTCTCTCAG GTGCCGTTTTCGTTGGCAATTAAAGTAACTTCTATTCATGGGACAATGCGCATGCATATAAAGCCTCCTCCCTCGGATCAAATCTGGTATGGATTTACATCAATGCCAGAGCTTGTGTGGGAATTGGAGTCTTCAGTTGGGGACAGGAAGATCACCAACAGCCACATCGCTTCGCTTATCAGCAACAGAATCAAG GCTTCACTTCACCAAAGCTTGGTACTGCCGAATTGTGAAAGTATTCCCATGTCATGGATGATATCAGAGAAGGATGATTGGGTGCCTCGCAGAGCTGCACCTTTTATATGGCTGAATCGTGAACACGGCGAGGCAACAAGCAGTCATAGTTCAGACATGGGTAAGCTCCAGCCTGATGATATTGCCGCACTAAAGGTCAGTTCCAACAGCGAAGCTAGCAAATCAAGTCCACCTGCTCCTTCAACTAGAAGCGACGACGAACCGCTGAAGAAGGTGACATCCACTCGTTGGCCTAACCAAGAACCCACAACAGAAGCATCAACCAGCTCTGGTTCTTCCCTTCCTTCAGAAGCTGAACCTTCTAACCAGTTGATGGCGCCGCTGCTGAGCACCAGGGAATTCGAGGAAGATGCTTCTGAAAATGCAGCAGCGGGCTCTTCTCTTCAGGTAGTAGCGGTGGTACCTGCTGGGCATCGGCGGCCGCCATTGTCATCCTCTGCTTCTCCTGGGGAGTATGACCTGAAGAGGAAAGGCAGCAAGCGAGCTGCGGTGATCGGTTTGGGGAGGAAGATGAGCGGCAAATTGGAAGAAAAGACGCGGCATATTGTCGAGAAGATTAAGGAGAGTTCTGGAAAGGAGCAATAG
- the LOC119322463 gene encoding patatin-like protein 1, producing the protein MKNNYVSPTPSYGSIVTVLSIDGGGVRGIIPGTILGFLEEKLQELDGPEARVADYFDVIAGTSTGGLVTAMLTAPNADGRPLFAAKDINAFYLEHCPKIFPRVRRGPLGLLKSIKGPKYNGKYLHSVVRKLLGETRVSQALQNIVVPAFDIKLLQPIIFSRYDAQSDVAKDALLSDVCISTSAAPTYLPGHHFETTYKHGKPRAFNLIDGGVAANNPTLLAMTHVSKQILMGNNDFFPIKPADYGKFLILSLGTGSAKLADKFDAAQCSKWGIFGWLYNKGVSPLIDSFCQASAHLVDIHASVLFQALHCERRYLRIQDDDLKGNTCSVDVATPENLDMLVDVGKALLKKQVCRVDVETGKSVPDMKRGTNEEELTHFARMLSHERKSRLQKKQSSAAK; encoded by the exons ATGAAAAATAACTATGTCTC CCCGACGCCGTCGTATGGAAGCATCGTCACCGTCCTGAGCATCGACGGCGGGGGCGTACGCGGCATCatcccgggcaccatcctcggtttCCTCGAAGAGAAGCTCCAG GAACTTGATGGACCCGAGGCCAGGGTGGCCGACTACTTCGATGTGATTGCAGGGACCAGCACCGGCGGGCTGGTGACCGCCATGCTCACCGCCCCTAATGCCGACGGCCGCCCGCTCTTCGCCGCCAAGGACATCAACGCCTTCTACCTGGAGCACTGCCCAAAGATCTTCCCTCGCGTCAGGCGCGGGCCACTCGGCTTGCTCAAGAGCATCAAGGGGCCCAAGTACAACGGCAAATATCTGCACTCCGTCGTGCGAAAGCTGCTCGGGGAGACACGCGTGAGCCAAGCGTTGCAGAACATCGTCGTCCCTGCCTTCGACATCAAGCTGCTGCAGCCAATCATCTTCTCCAGATACGAT GCTCAAAGCGACGTCGCCAAAGACGCCCTCCTCTCCGACGTATGCATCAGCACGTCCGCCGCGCCCACCTACCTGCCCGGCCACCACTTCGAGACCACGTACAAGCACGGCAAGCCGCGCGCATTCAATCTGATCGACGGCGGCGTCGCGGCAAACAACCCGACGCTGCTGGCCATGACCCACGTCAGCAAGCAGATCCTCATGGGCAACAATGATTTCTTCCCCATCAAACCGGCCGACTATGGGAAGTTCCTCATCCTCTCCCTGGGCACCGGGTCGGCCAAGCTCGCGGACAAATTCGACGCAGCCCAGTGCAGCAAGTGGGGCATCTTCGGGTGGCTCTACAACAAAGGTGTGTCCCCGCTCATCGATAGTTTTTGTCAGGCAAGCGCTCACCTTGTGGACATCCACGCATCCGTGCTCTTCCAGGCGCTGCATTGCGAGAGGCGCTACCTTCGCATCCAAGATGACGATCTCAAGGGGAACACTTGCTCCGTCGACGTGGCCACGCCGGAGAACTTGGACATGCTTGTCGACGTCGGCAAGGCACTACTGAAGAAACAGGTGTGTAGAGTGGACGTCGAGACCGGAAAAAGCGTGCCGGACATGAAGAGGGGCACCAACGAGGAAGAGCTGACCCATTTCGCCCGAATGTTGTCGCATGAACGCAAGTCCAGGCTCCAAAAGAAGCAGAGCAGCGCTGCAAAGTAA
- the LOC119322462 gene encoding uncharacterized protein LOC119322462 isoform X1 produces the protein MSKTKSGGEDRTGRLHKSRRACNSKGRASEPMASSVSEKVRKSKKGTKKGGDDLASRPDERDGDLLPRSHKSTIVRDVYTYARYKEQFGDLESMGYPEPPITMPDDDMLLVNTFEETFGDTYPEGDWLEFSKKASSNIDRYVVALASFSGEKRHFACSGFFIEWNGSTVIVTSASLVRSSSDENKIDENLRIEVLLPRKRRIKGTLQHYSLHYNVALVSVEDCRVVCPAIIQRLRYVCSKIAAVGRCFESGALMAVIAEEVTWTGTLDCVCVERISRRITKAGTGGPLVNLDGEVVGMDFYDTRIGTPIVMWDHVQCILEHFREKSKAGEVGNDSGEAFWKLDGDPSDRLNRWPVPAPCWRSRDDVDADKKSEEDELNLEPPPPSDSFDWSFNFFNFFEQEPGSKPSSSRRSNEPRSNPYIYGYIDGERVLLSV, from the exons ATGAGCAAGACTAAAAGCGGTGGCGAGGATCGCACAGGAAGGTTACATAAGAGTAGACGAGCTTGCAATAGTAAAGGAAGGGCATCCGAGCCAATGGCCTCAT CAGTCTCGGAGAAGGTGCGGAAAAGTAAGAAGGGAACTAAGAAGGGGGGCGATGATCTCGCAAGCAGACCGGATGAGAGGGATGGTGATCTTCTCCCAAGATCACATAAGAGCACAATAGTTCGCGATG TATACACATATGCTCGCTACAAGGAACAGTTTGGGGATCTAGAGTCCATGGGTTACCCTGAGCCACCAATAACCATGCCAGATG ATGACATGCTTTTGGTTAATACTTTTGAGGAGACTTTTGGCGACACATACCCTGAAGGTGATTGGCTTGAATTCAGTAAAAAGGCCTCTTCCAACATAGATCGCTATGTTGTCGCGCTTGCTTCATTCAGTG GAGAGAAAAGGCATTTTGCATGCTCAGGTTTTTTTATCGAATGGAACGGATCTACGGTTATTGTGACATCGGCGAGCTTGGTCAGGAGTTCAAGTGATGAGAACAAGATTGATGAAAACTTGAGG ATCGAAGTGTTGCTTCCCAGGAAACGGCGCATAAAGGGCACGCTACAGCACTACAGTTTACACTACAACGTTGCTCTAGTCAGCGTCGAGGATTGCCGTGTGGTGTGTCCAGCGATTATTCAGCGTCTTCGGTATGTGTGCTCTAAAATAGCAGCCGTAGGGCGCTGTTTCGAATCAGGCGCGCTGATGGCCGTGATCGCAGAAGAGGTCACCTGGACAGGCACGCTCGATTGCGTTTGCGTTGAACGAATCTCACGTAGAATCACCAAG GCTGGTACGGGAGGACCCCTTGTTAATTTGGACGGGGAAGTTGTCGGCATGGACTTCTACGACACGAGGATTGGAACCCCTATCGTGATGTGGGATCATGTTCAGTGCATTCTGGAACATTTTCGTGAAAAGAG TAAGGCTGGTGAAGTTGGGAATGACAGTGGTGAGGCTTTCTGGAAATTGGATGGGGATCCCAGCGACAGGCTAAACAG GTGGCCCGTGCCCGCGCCATGTTGGCGCAGTCGCGACGACGTGGACGCGGACAAGAAATCCGAGGAGGATGAGCTGAACCTCGAACCCCCGCCCCCCAGTGACAGTTTCGACTGGAGCTTCAATTTCTTCAATTTTTTTGAACAGGAGCCGGGCTCTAAACCCTCATCCAGCCGCAGAAGCAACGAACCCCGCAGTAACCCATACATATACGGATACATAGATGGGGAGagagttttgctttctgtttga
- the LOC119322462 gene encoding uncharacterized protein LOC119322462 isoform X2, with protein sequence MSKTKSGGEDRTGRLHKSRRACNSKGRASEPMASFSEKVRKSKKGTKKGGDDLASRPDERDGDLLPRSHKSTIVRDVYTYARYKEQFGDLESMGYPEPPITMPDDDMLLVNTFEETFGDTYPEGDWLEFSKKASSNIDRYVVALASFSGEKRHFACSGFFIEWNGSTVIVTSASLVRSSSDENKIDENLRIEVLLPRKRRIKGTLQHYSLHYNVALVSVEDCRVVCPAIIQRLRYVCSKIAAVGRCFESGALMAVIAEEVTWTGTLDCVCVERISRRITKAGTGGPLVNLDGEVVGMDFYDTRIGTPIVMWDHVQCILEHFREKSKAGEVGNDSGEAFWKLDGDPSDRLNRWPVPAPCWRSRDDVDADKKSEEDELNLEPPPPSDSFDWSFNFFNFFEQEPGSKPSSSRRSNEPRSNPYIYGYIDGERVLLSV encoded by the exons ATGAGCAAGACTAAAAGCGGTGGCGAGGATCGCACAGGAAGGTTACATAAGAGTAGACGAGCTTGCAATAGTAAAGGAAGGGCATCCGAGCCAATGGCCTCAT TCTCGGAGAAGGTGCGGAAAAGTAAGAAGGGAACTAAGAAGGGGGGCGATGATCTCGCAAGCAGACCGGATGAGAGGGATGGTGATCTTCTCCCAAGATCACATAAGAGCACAATAGTTCGCGATG TATACACATATGCTCGCTACAAGGAACAGTTTGGGGATCTAGAGTCCATGGGTTACCCTGAGCCACCAATAACCATGCCAGATG ATGACATGCTTTTGGTTAATACTTTTGAGGAGACTTTTGGCGACACATACCCTGAAGGTGATTGGCTTGAATTCAGTAAAAAGGCCTCTTCCAACATAGATCGCTATGTTGTCGCGCTTGCTTCATTCAGTG GAGAGAAAAGGCATTTTGCATGCTCAGGTTTTTTTATCGAATGGAACGGATCTACGGTTATTGTGACATCGGCGAGCTTGGTCAGGAGTTCAAGTGATGAGAACAAGATTGATGAAAACTTGAGG ATCGAAGTGTTGCTTCCCAGGAAACGGCGCATAAAGGGCACGCTACAGCACTACAGTTTACACTACAACGTTGCTCTAGTCAGCGTCGAGGATTGCCGTGTGGTGTGTCCAGCGATTATTCAGCGTCTTCGGTATGTGTGCTCTAAAATAGCAGCCGTAGGGCGCTGTTTCGAATCAGGCGCGCTGATGGCCGTGATCGCAGAAGAGGTCACCTGGACAGGCACGCTCGATTGCGTTTGCGTTGAACGAATCTCACGTAGAATCACCAAG GCTGGTACGGGAGGACCCCTTGTTAATTTGGACGGGGAAGTTGTCGGCATGGACTTCTACGACACGAGGATTGGAACCCCTATCGTGATGTGGGATCATGTTCAGTGCATTCTGGAACATTTTCGTGAAAAGAG TAAGGCTGGTGAAGTTGGGAATGACAGTGGTGAGGCTTTCTGGAAATTGGATGGGGATCCCAGCGACAGGCTAAACAG GTGGCCCGTGCCCGCGCCATGTTGGCGCAGTCGCGACGACGTGGACGCGGACAAGAAATCCGAGGAGGATGAGCTGAACCTCGAACCCCCGCCCCCCAGTGACAGTTTCGACTGGAGCTTCAATTTCTTCAATTTTTTTGAACAGGAGCCGGGCTCTAAACCCTCATCCAGCCGCAGAAGCAACGAACCCCGCAGTAACCCATACATATACGGATACATAGATGGGGAGagagttttgctttctgtttga
- the LOC119322464 gene encoding flotillin-like protein 1: MGFVYRIASPSEYLAITGYGVDDVKLAKKAWIAPGQRCARFDISPVNYTFEVQAMSAEKLPFVLPAVFTIGPRADDVESLLRYAKLISPHDKLSRHVNELVKGVIEGETRVLAASMTMEQIFHGTKSFKQAVFESVQLELNQFGLIIYNANVKQLVDVPGHEYFSYLGQKTQQEAVNQAKVDVAEARMKGEVGAKEREGMTRQNAAKVEAETKVYTVKRQGEGSKEEARVTAEVRVFRNERDAEVAQADAELAMKKAGWEQQARVAEVEAAKAVAIRDAQLQVEVERTNAARQTEKLKAEHLSKAVVDYEMKVQQANWELYNRQKAAEALLFEQERQAEARRATADAEFFARQREAEAELYAKRKEAEGLAAMGEAQSVYLSSMLGALGGSYGALRDYLMISSGVYQEMARINADAIKGLEPKISVWSNGSASEGGDGAMKEMAGVYRMLPPLLTTVHEQTGMLPPAWMGTLKGGTSTST, encoded by the coding sequence ATGGGGTTCGTGTACCGAATCGCGAGCCCGTCGGAGTACCTGGCCATCACCGGGTACGGCGTGGACGATGTGAAGCTGGCGAAGAAGGCGTGGATCGCGCCGGGGCAGCGGTGCGCGCGCTTCGATATCTCCCCGGTGAACTACACCTTCGAGGTGCAGGCGATGAGCGCCGAGAAGCTCCCCTTCGTGCTCCCCGCCGTCTTCACCATCGGCCCGCGCGCCGACGACGTCGAGAGCCTGCTCCGCTACGCCAAGCTCATCTCCCCGCACGACAAGCTCTCCCGCCACGTCAACGAGCTGGTCAAGGGCGTGATCGAGGGCGAGACGCGCGTGCTGGCCGCGTCCATGACCATGGAGCAGATCTTCCACGGCACCAAGTCGTTCAAGCAGGCCGTGTTCGAGAGCGTGCAGCTGGAGCTCAACCAGTTCGGCCTCATCATCTACAACGCCAACGTGAAGCAGCTCGTGGACGTGCCCGGGCATGAGTACTTCTCCTACCTCGGCCAGAAGACGCAGCAGGAGGCCGTCAACCAGGCCAAGGTGGACGTGGCCGAGGCGCGCATGAAGGGGGAGGTCGGCGCCAAGGAGCGCGAGGGGATGACGCGCCAGAACGCCGCCAAGGTGGAAGCCGAGACCAAGGTGTACACGGTGAAGCGCCAGGGGGAGGGCTCCAAGGAGGAGGCCAGGGTGACGGCGGAGGTGAGGGTGTTCAGGAACGAGAGGGACGCCGAGGTGGCgcaggccgacgcggagctggccATGAAGAAGGCCGGTTGGGAGCAGCAGGCGAgggtggcggaggtggaggcggccaaGGCCGTGGCCATACGCGACGCGCAGCTGCAGGTGGAGGTGGAGCGCACCAACGCCGCCAGGCAGACGGAGAAGCTCAAGGCCGAGCACCTCAGCAAGGCCGTCGTGGACTACGAGATGAAGGTGCAGCAGGCCAACTGGGAGCTCTACAACCGGCAGAAGGCGGCGGAGGCGCTGCTGTTCGAGCAGGAGAGGCAGGCGGAGGCGCGCCGCGCGACGGCGGACGCGGAGTTCTTCGCGCGGCAGCGGGAGGCCGAGGCCGAACTCTACGCCAAGCGCAAGGAGGCCGAGGGGCTGGCGGCCATGGGAGAGGCCCAGAGCGTGTACCTGTCCTCCATGCTCGGCGCGCTCGGCGGCAGCTACGGCGCGCTCCGCGACTACCTCATGATCAGCTCAGGCGTGTATCAGGAGATGGCACGCATCAACGCCGACGCCATCAAGGGGCTCGAGCCCAAGATCAGCGTGTGGAGCAACGGCTCTGCTTCCGAGGGTGGTGACGGCGCCATGAAGGAGATGGCTGGGGTGTACAGGATGCTCCCGCCGCTGCTAACGACGGTCCACGAGCAGACTGGGATGCTACCGCCGGCGTGGATGGGCACCCTCAAGGGGGGCACCTCCACGTCCACCTGA